One stretch of Pseudoxanthomonas sp. Root65 DNA includes these proteins:
- a CDS encoding ABATE domain-containing protein — protein MDLLNTEARSQGHVVDHWATSEDVHRWLVRQGVTSANATGQVFPDLLMHGRTLRAAVREAVVARKQGEKVGIDDLNAYLQAYVTSPFLQRDEAGGMALRRVARGDGAASLLGPVAEAAAQLLAEGDFALVRQCEHPDCILWFYDRTKSHKRRWCSMAQCGNRQKAARFRNRSATQSPQASPRHKLRQGS, from the coding sequence TTGGATCTGCTCAACACGGAGGCAAGAAGCCAGGGCCATGTGGTCGACCATTGGGCGACCTCCGAGGATGTCCACCGCTGGCTGGTGCGCCAGGGCGTCACGTCGGCGAATGCGACCGGCCAGGTTTTTCCGGACCTGCTGATGCATGGCCGCACGCTGAGGGCGGCGGTGCGGGAAGCGGTCGTTGCGCGCAAGCAAGGCGAAAAGGTCGGCATCGACGACCTCAACGCGTACCTGCAGGCGTACGTGACGTCTCCGTTTCTGCAGCGGGACGAGGCGGGTGGGATGGCCTTGCGCCGTGTCGCACGTGGGGACGGCGCCGCCTCACTGCTCGGCCCGGTCGCCGAAGCGGCGGCCCAGCTGCTCGCGGAAGGCGACTTCGCCCTGGTCAGGCAGTGCGAGCACCCGGATTGCATCCTGTGGTTCTACGACCGCACCAAGTCGCACAAGCGGCGCTGGTGCAGCATGGCCCAGTGCGGTAACCGCCAGAAGGCGGCGCGCTTCAGGAATCGGAGCGCCACGCAATCGCCGCAGGCCTCGCCACGCCACAAGCTGCGCCAGGGTTCCTGA
- a CDS encoding DUF6776 family protein, with protein MAAPVSSRFRIVPRDAAVRRRGTSLLFGLAWVLSVAGVWWAATHTAAPRLAQADAARERAERGIKAVQAELNTLRQRESTLARSDQISRAANAEVQEALAERDEEIAALRADIAFYERLVGSTGQRKGLTVHVAEFVPEAGGTWRYQIMLTQTMNRGAISEGQMRFTVEGVRAGKLAAVQWDELHQQRSAPAQAYSFRYFQQLDGNVMLPPDFTPQRVKVSLHGEDAAVEQALDWKTATAAGGK; from the coding sequence ATGGCTGCGCCTGTTTCTTCCCGCTTCCGGATCGTGCCGCGCGATGCGGCCGTCCGCCGTCGCGGCACCTCGCTCCTGTTCGGGCTGGCCTGGGTGCTCAGCGTGGCCGGCGTGTGGTGGGCGGCCACCCATACGGCCGCGCCGCGGCTGGCGCAGGCCGACGCCGCACGTGAGCGTGCCGAGCGCGGCATCAAGGCGGTACAGGCGGAGTTGAACACCCTGCGCCAGCGCGAATCCACGCTCGCCCGCTCCGACCAGATTAGCCGTGCCGCCAACGCCGAAGTGCAGGAGGCGCTGGCCGAGCGCGACGAGGAAATCGCCGCGCTGCGCGCCGACATCGCCTTCTACGAGCGCCTGGTCGGTTCGACCGGCCAGCGCAAGGGCCTGACCGTGCACGTGGCCGAGTTCGTGCCCGAGGCCGGCGGCACCTGGCGTTACCAGATCATGCTGACCCAGACGATGAACCGGGGAGCGATCAGCGAGGGCCAGATGCGGTTCACCGTCGAAGGCGTGCGTGCGGGCAAGCTGGCCGCCGTGCAGTGGGACGAACTGCACCAGCAGCGCAGCGCGCCGGCGCAGGCGTATTCCTTCCGATATTTCCAGCAGTTGGATGGCAACGTGATGCTACCGCCCGATTTCACCCCGCAGCGCGTCAAGGTGTCCCTGCACGGCGAAGATGCCGCGGTAGAGCAGGCCCTCGACTGGAAGACCGCCACAGCCGCAGGAGGCAAGTGA
- a CDS encoding helix-turn-helix transcriptional regulator — MLALIYIEARFRDPISLEDIARASHVSRFHFARAFRAETGMSTMQYVRWRRVHEAKRLLRTGGIPLATIATDLGYFDQSHFTRAFRSVTGLRPHEYLNGVARPELINCSAKLLSWRIESNSRIAQAHIVREVALGLILVEPECVE; from the coding sequence ATGCTGGCGCTGATCTACATAGAGGCCCGCTTCCGCGATCCTATTTCTCTGGAAGACATCGCAAGGGCGTCGCACGTCAGCAGGTTTCATTTCGCTCGGGCATTCCGCGCGGAGACGGGCATGAGTACCATGCAGTACGTTCGCTGGCGACGCGTCCATGAGGCCAAACGCCTGCTTCGAACCGGTGGCATTCCGTTGGCGACCATCGCTACGGATCTCGGATACTTCGATCAGAGTCACTTCACGCGCGCGTTCCGCTCGGTAACCGGTTTGCGACCGCACGAGTATCTCAATGGAGTGGCGCGCCCTGAACTGATCAATTGCAGTGCCAAGCTGTTGTCGTGGCGAATCGAGTCGAACTCTCGAATAGCCCAGGCGCACATAGTGCGTGAGGTGGCGCTCGGTCTCATCTTGGTTGAACCCGAGTGTGTTGAGTAA
- a CDS encoding AraC family transcriptional regulator — translation MQNVSPILENLVSVHSIARSWSGVNALLTDFTCSGRVMYEVPHQENARVGMILEEVGEHRSEPRLKRSTACTVDYRPKQLNFVPAGMDIWGFSKDIRYARDIRVSFDAKELAERCHIKHTDAASVPDLRFSDEKLSTLMQLIADAVSDQDAGDQLYGDGLITAFAARFFSRSKVVARGPSRLSPVQLRNAISYLEASMPRRIELATLASHAGLSPYHYSRAFKASTGLAPYQWQLRSRIQRAQRLLLTTSASLESVAEATGFADAVHFGRTFRKLTGATPAAWRRDRRS, via the coding sequence ATGCAGAACGTCTCCCCCATTCTGGAAAACTTGGTGAGCGTCCACAGCATCGCTCGCAGCTGGAGCGGTGTGAATGCGCTCCTGACAGACTTCACCTGCTCGGGTCGCGTCATGTACGAGGTTCCTCACCAGGAGAATGCCCGGGTCGGCATGATCCTCGAGGAAGTGGGCGAGCATCGTTCAGAGCCCAGGTTGAAACGCTCCACGGCGTGCACGGTCGATTACAGGCCGAAGCAGTTGAACTTCGTCCCGGCGGGCATGGACATCTGGGGCTTCAGCAAGGACATCCGCTATGCAAGGGACATACGCGTCTCGTTCGACGCGAAAGAGCTCGCCGAACGCTGCCATATCAAGCACACGGATGCTGCGTCCGTACCGGATCTCCGATTCTCGGACGAGAAACTTTCGACGTTGATGCAACTCATCGCAGACGCCGTATCTGATCAGGATGCCGGCGACCAGCTCTACGGCGATGGGCTGATCACCGCGTTCGCGGCGAGATTCTTCTCCCGCAGCAAGGTCGTGGCACGGGGACCGTCAAGACTCTCTCCCGTGCAGTTGCGAAACGCCATCAGCTATCTGGAGGCCAGTATGCCGCGCCGGATCGAACTCGCTACCCTGGCTTCTCATGCAGGGCTCTCGCCGTATCACTACAGCCGCGCATTCAAGGCGTCTACGGGACTGGCGCCCTATCAATGGCAACTCCGATCCAGGATCCAGCGCGCACAACGCCTGCTCCTGACCACGAGCGCCTCACTGGAGAGCGTAGCCGAGGCGACAGGATTTGCGGACGCTGTGCATTTCGGCCGGACATTCCGAAAACTCACTGGCGCCACACCCGCAGCATGGCGCCGGGATCGACGCTCCTGA
- a CDS encoding SDR family oxidoreductase produces the protein MINLIGKRALVTGGARGIGAAIVKALAEGGADVAFTYRASGDKARALATSMQGTGRRAIALHADSAEPAAIPRSVSEAIEFLGGLDILVNSAAIAHSGTIEDLDMDEYQRLMDTNVRGPVLFSKAVIPHLAEGGRIITIGSGLSERVPFPGVTAYAMTKAALVAFTRGLSRELGPKGITVNLVNPGSTDTDANPADGPAGDFQRSMTSLGRFARPEEIAYAVAFLASPAAGVITGATLTADAGALA, from the coding sequence ATGATCAACTTGATTGGAAAACGCGCATTGGTGACCGGCGGCGCTCGTGGCATCGGCGCGGCAATTGTGAAAGCTCTGGCAGAAGGTGGCGCCGACGTAGCGTTTACCTATCGCGCTTCGGGCGACAAGGCGCGGGCGTTGGCCACCTCGATGCAAGGCACCGGACGGCGTGCCATCGCCCTCCACGCCGACAGCGCCGAGCCTGCCGCCATCCCACGCTCGGTGAGCGAGGCCATCGAATTCCTGGGCGGGCTCGACATTCTCGTGAACAGTGCGGCGATCGCCCATAGCGGGACGATCGAAGATCTTGATATGGACGAGTATCAGCGTCTCATGGATACGAATGTGCGGGGCCCGGTCTTGTTCTCCAAGGCAGTGATACCGCACCTGGCCGAGGGTGGGCGAATCATCACGATCGGCTCTGGCTTGTCCGAGCGCGTCCCGTTTCCTGGCGTGACCGCCTATGCGATGACGAAAGCGGCGCTGGTCGCGTTCACCCGCGGTCTGTCACGAGAACTCGGTCCCAAGGGGATCACCGTGAACCTGGTGAACCCCGGCTCCACCGACACGGATGCCAATCCGGCGGATGGCCCTGCGGGCGATTTCCAACGCAGCATGACGTCGCTCGGCCGTTTCGCGCGACCAGAGGAGATTGCCTATGCGGTCGCCTTCCTCGCGAGTCCCGCGGCAGGCGTGATCACCGGAGCGACCCTCACGGCGGATGCGGGAGCGCTCGCGTAG
- a CDS encoding alpha/beta hydrolase, with amino-acid sequence MSLKSLLLVAATLGTALPAAAAEPDSEIHYRTADIRGVNVFYREAGPADAPAVLLLHGFGASSHMFRDLIPVLAQRYRVIAPDLPGFGQTTVEPGVAFDYTFDNVASVIDAFTVAKGLDRYAIYVFDYGAPVGWRLAVANPTKITAIVSQNGNAYEEGLSAGWADMRKAWAEPTAENREALRRFNTPDMIKWQYTEGVRDTSLIAPESYQLASAAIARIGVEPQMDLLLDYGSNVRQYPQLHAFFRQYQPPTLAIWGKNDPFFLPAGADAFKRDNPRAEVRFLDTGHFAIETHGGEIAVRMMEFLDRNVSR; translated from the coding sequence ATGAGCCTCAAAAGCTTGCTTCTGGTTGCCGCCACGCTCGGCACTGCCCTACCCGCGGCCGCGGCCGAGCCCGACAGCGAGATCCACTACCGCACCGCCGACATCCGGGGCGTCAACGTCTTCTATCGCGAAGCCGGACCGGCGGACGCCCCTGCGGTCCTCCTGCTCCATGGGTTTGGTGCCTCCTCACACATGTTCCGGGACCTGATCCCGGTCCTGGCGCAGCGCTACCGCGTGATCGCCCCCGACCTGCCGGGCTTCGGGCAGACGACGGTCGAGCCGGGCGTCGCATTCGACTACACGTTCGACAACGTGGCTTCCGTCATCGATGCCTTCACGGTCGCAAAGGGCCTGGATCGCTATGCGATCTACGTGTTCGACTACGGCGCACCGGTCGGCTGGCGCCTGGCGGTGGCCAACCCGACCAAGATCACCGCCATCGTCAGCCAGAATGGCAATGCCTACGAAGAAGGCCTGAGCGCTGGCTGGGCCGACATGCGCAAGGCATGGGCCGAGCCCACCGCGGAAAACCGCGAAGCGCTACGTCGTTTCAACACGCCCGACATGATCAAGTGGCAGTACACCGAAGGCGTTCGCGACACCTCACTGATCGCACCCGAGAGCTATCAACTGGCGTCCGCCGCGATCGCGCGCATCGGGGTCGAACCGCAGATGGACCTGCTTCTGGACTACGGCAGCAATGTTCGGCAATACCCGCAGTTGCATGCCTTCTTCCGCCAGTACCAGCCGCCGACGCTCGCGATCTGGGGCAAGAACGATCCGTTCTTCCTCCCTGCCGGTGCGGACGCCTTCAAGCGCGACAACCCCAGGGCAGAGGTGCGGTTCCTGGATACCGGCCACTTCGCCATCGAGACCCACGGCGGCGAGATCGCGGTCCGCATGATGGAGTTCCTCGACCGCAACGTGTCGCGGTAA
- a CDS encoding ATP-binding protein, which translates to MPWVTVVCATASIVSLGLHWAGQPGPWLQVAAGAGGASVVAAILSALHLRAEVHRHAGIHARAAMAESERDSLQRDLQRHDRLEQELMRAKQAAESAAMAKGEFLATMSHEIRTPLNGIVPMLEMLSRAPLAPDQREMLSTATASSHQLLRIVDDILDYSKLEANKLDLEITGFNLRELLDGVLQLMHRPAENKGLRLSLQLDPAVRLPVRGDPVRLRQVLSNLVGNAIKFTERGSITLVVRRLGETAAQHLLRFEVRDTGIGIEEDARHRLFHSFSQADASTTRLYGGTGLGLAICRRIVDLMGGRIDVVSEVGRGSTFWFEVPLMKVIGDLRQRDNGVLDHGRVLIVSAEARLRQRLTLLATNWGMQPVAVETTQEALDRLRLVGEQGQQDYLAVLADIGSIRSTALALHRAITRRPSPDALRLVWLYGDDTVPTELHPRSTLLSRQSPDADLRAALTGAAPEPDSAAATVDMEEIFPEPTGMPEPGDDGMLPAMPEVRDQPVAPPLAASLAPAATEPEPAVVSAMRTEPRLLLVEDNPVNLLVAQKLLSALGFTCETAANGDIALKRMQVEHFDLILMDCQMPVLDGYAATRRWRELEAQRADAGRLPIVAMTANAMAGDRQRCLDAGMDDYLAKPVSREQLESCLHRWLPDRMNFVLRNAALVTPAEPPLPTPAVATARAPSPSFPVLDQTMLEELREIAGDETTRIISIFLEDAPRLIGTLEKAAAVPDLDAMRDAAHTLKSSSANVGAMALSAAAKRVELGARARKLERPAVAVALVIAEYARARMALQGYAAQQLGRPLLAQPSSVTNAQSSPSSLVSR; encoded by the coding sequence ATGCCCTGGGTAACGGTGGTTTGCGCCACCGCGTCGATCGTCTCGCTGGGCCTGCATTGGGCGGGTCAACCCGGCCCGTGGCTGCAGGTGGCCGCAGGCGCCGGCGGCGCGAGCGTCGTGGCGGCGATCCTGTCGGCCCTGCATCTGCGCGCAGAAGTCCACCGTCATGCCGGCATCCACGCGCGCGCCGCCATGGCCGAGTCCGAGCGCGACAGCCTGCAGCGTGATCTGCAGCGCCACGATCGCCTCGAGCAGGAACTGATGCGCGCCAAACAGGCCGCCGAGTCGGCCGCAATGGCGAAGGGCGAGTTCCTGGCCACCATGAGCCACGAAATCCGCACGCCGCTCAACGGCATCGTGCCGATGCTGGAAATGCTGTCGCGCGCGCCGCTGGCGCCGGACCAGCGCGAGATGCTGAGCACCGCCACGGCGTCGTCGCACCAGTTGCTGCGGATCGTCGATGACATCCTCGACTACTCCAAGCTCGAGGCCAACAAGCTCGACCTGGAGATCACCGGCTTCAACCTGCGCGAGCTGCTCGACGGCGTGCTGCAGCTGATGCACCGTCCGGCGGAGAACAAGGGCTTGCGGCTGAGCCTGCAGCTCGATCCCGCGGTCCGCCTGCCGGTGCGCGGCGACCCTGTGCGCCTGCGCCAGGTGCTCAGCAACCTGGTCGGCAACGCCATCAAGTTCACCGAGCGCGGCTCGATCACGCTGGTGGTGCGGCGGCTGGGCGAAACGGCCGCGCAACACCTGCTGCGGTTCGAGGTACGCGACACCGGCATCGGCATCGAAGAAGACGCCCGCCACCGCCTGTTCCATTCCTTCAGCCAGGCCGACGCTTCCACCACCCGCCTGTATGGCGGCACCGGCCTGGGACTGGCGATCTGCCGGCGCATCGTCGACCTGATGGGCGGCCGCATCGACGTCGTTTCTGAAGTCGGGCGCGGGTCGACGTTCTGGTTCGAAGTGCCGCTGATGAAGGTCATCGGCGACCTGCGCCAGCGCGACAACGGCGTCCTGGACCATGGCCGCGTGCTGATCGTGTCGGCCGAGGCCCGCCTGCGCCAGCGCCTCACGCTGCTGGCCACCAACTGGGGCATGCAGCCGGTCGCGGTCGAGACCACGCAGGAAGCGCTGGACCGCCTGCGGCTGGTGGGCGAACAGGGCCAGCAGGACTATCTGGCCGTCCTGGCCGACATCGGCAGCATCCGCAGCACCGCGCTGGCACTGCACCGCGCGATCACGCGGCGCCCGTCACCCGACGCGCTGCGGCTGGTATGGCTGTACGGCGACGACACGGTGCCTACCGAGCTGCATCCCCGCAGCACGCTGCTGTCGCGGCAATCGCCCGATGCGGACCTGCGCGCCGCGCTGACAGGTGCGGCACCGGAGCCGGATTCCGCCGCGGCCACGGTCGACATGGAAGAGATTTTTCCCGAACCGACCGGCATGCCGGAGCCGGGCGACGACGGCATGCTTCCCGCCATGCCCGAGGTACGGGACCAGCCCGTCGCGCCGCCCCTCGCGGCGAGCCTGGCGCCGGCGGCGACAGAACCGGAACCGGCCGTGGTCAGCGCCATGCGTACCGAACCACGCCTGCTGCTGGTGGAGGACAACCCGGTCAACCTGCTGGTGGCGCAGAAGCTGCTGTCCGCCCTCGGCTTCACCTGCGAGACCGCGGCCAACGGCGACATCGCCCTCAAGCGCATGCAGGTGGAGCACTTCGACCTGATCCTGATGGATTGCCAGATGCCGGTGCTGGACGGCTACGCGGCGACCCGCCGCTGGCGCGAACTGGAGGCGCAGCGCGCCGATGCCGGCCGCCTGCCGATCGTGGCGATGACCGCCAACGCCATGGCCGGCGACCGCCAGCGCTGCCTCGATGCCGGCATGGACGACTACCTGGCCAAGCCGGTATCGCGCGAGCAACTGGAAAGCTGCCTGCACCGCTGGTTGCCGGACCGCATGAACTTCGTGCTGCGCAACGCCGCGCTGGTCACGCCGGCGGAACCGCCTCTGCCCACGCCGGCCGTCGCCACCGCGCGCGCGCCATCGCCCAGTTTCCCGGTGCTGGACCAGACCATGCTGGAGGAACTGCGCGAGATCGCCGGCGATGAAACCACGCGCATCATCAGCATCTTCCTGGAAGACGCACCGCGCCTGATCGGCACGCTGGAAAAGGCGGCCGCCGTGCCGGACTTGGACGCGATGCGCGATGCCGCGCATACGCTCAAGTCCTCCAGCGCCAACGTGGGCGCCATGGCCCTGTCGGCTGCCGCCAAGCGAGTGGAACTGGGCGCACGCGCACGCAAGCTGGAGCGCCCCGCCGTGGCCGTCGCACTGGTCATCGCCGAATACGCGCGTGCGCGCATGGCGCTGCAGGGCTACGCAGCGCAGCAGCTGGGTCGCCCCCTGCTGGCCCAGCCCTCATCCGTTACGAACGCTCAGTCGTCGCCGTCGAGCTTGGTCAGCAGGTAG
- a CDS encoding (2Fe-2S)-binding protein: MYVCICNGITDHQIREAAAAGCATVAELTMRTGAGANCGSCLEMAMDVLQAAQPVPRESLFPILTLSHAA; this comes from the coding sequence GTGTACGTCTGCATCTGCAACGGCATCACCGACCACCAGATCCGTGAAGCGGCCGCCGCCGGTTGCGCCACGGTGGCCGAGCTGACGATGCGCACCGGCGCCGGCGCCAATTGCGGCAGCTGCCTGGAGATGGCGATGGACGTGCTGCAGGCCGCGCAACCGGTCCCACGCGAGTCCCTGTTCCCGATCCTCACGCTGTCGCACGCCGCCTGA
- a CDS encoding DUF4126 domain-containing protein: MSEAHLFVIGILLAWMAGIRVYLTVFGVGLAGALGWLDLPPALQATESWWVLGTSGALALTEFFADKIPGVDSGWDLLQTLARVPAGAFLAAATLSPDGQLSGGVLAAGAGVALTSHVLKSGTRALMNTSPEPVSNWAASITEDAVVVGGLALAFAHPWIALCLVIGASLLIAVAVWWVWRKVTRGLKRLLQTTPPVHAPPPASGP; encoded by the coding sequence ATGTCCGAAGCGCATCTGTTCGTAATTGGGATCCTGTTGGCATGGATGGCCGGGATCCGCGTCTACCTTACGGTCTTCGGCGTCGGCCTGGCCGGCGCGCTGGGCTGGCTCGACCTGCCGCCGGCCCTGCAGGCGACGGAATCCTGGTGGGTGCTGGGTACGTCCGGGGCGCTGGCACTGACCGAGTTCTTCGCCGACAAGATTCCGGGCGTGGACTCGGGCTGGGACCTGCTGCAGACGCTGGCGCGCGTACCGGCCGGCGCCTTCCTCGCCGCAGCCACCCTCTCGCCGGACGGCCAGCTCAGCGGCGGCGTGCTGGCGGCCGGCGCCGGCGTGGCACTGACCAGCCATGTATTGAAGAGCGGCACCCGCGCCCTGATGAACACCTCCCCGGAGCCGGTCAGCAACTGGGCCGCCTCGATCACCGAGGACGCCGTGGTGGTGGGCGGGCTGGCGTTGGCCTTTGCGCACCCCTGGATTGCGTTGTGTCTGGTGATCGGCGCGTCGCTGCTGATCGCCGTCGCGGTGTGGTGGGTCTGGCGCAAGGTGACGCGCGGATTGAAGCGGCTGCTGCAGACCACGCCTCCGGTGCACGCACCACCGCCGGCTTCCGGCCCGTGA
- a CDS encoding EAL domain-containing protein, whose protein sequence is MSTVDSTSRPQDEPSRSRLRAETPPAHYWRRWVDDAAPADAADTPAAGEPTEMTPPPPPPSATPPASPPPTVPAAATPAMPPEPVDPESPYRVLIVEDDRGQALFAQSVLHGAGMQAEVQMQSDGLLDTMRRFRPDLVLMDLHMPGKDGMSLTMLLRQQPEYLHLPIVFLTGDPDPERQFEVLESGADDFLNKPIRPRHLIAAVSNRIQRARQRNQALQSPRPSMNTDTGLPTRTFVLQQLTDTLQRQSRGGVFFVEVNSALSLRERYGYAVFEHLMSQAGRQLAAAASPNPVARLNDNSFLMLADSVDETTLAALAQQLRDGLAGHDFQTRPNENLKLRGSVGYTALSLGFADAGSALEAIERAVLQARLKSDSLAEYVPAEVDDEAPRISLEDGQFELAYQPIVAVAGSDQAQYQVLLRMRQPDGSLLPASQVIPAAELAGGIAQIDHWVLEHALFVLAERQAAGPSLRLFVSQSPRSLARESHASWLLDALRARGIEGTSLVIDLRLADALIHTVTLRQFCQQLMPAGVQFCLSQFEPGAEADALLTQLPLGFVRVSSKYASAHADPVLRDQLRGIIDNAHRQGLQVIGQQIEDPQAAAAMWMGGVDFIQGNLVQAVGSELGFDFHNAVL, encoded by the coding sequence ATGTCCACCGTCGATTCCACGTCCCGCCCGCAGGATGAGCCTTCACGCTCGCGCCTGCGCGCAGAAACTCCACCGGCGCACTACTGGCGCCGTTGGGTGGACGACGCCGCCCCTGCGGACGCGGCGGATACGCCCGCCGCCGGAGAGCCCACCGAGATGACCCCACCGCCCCCCCCACCGTCCGCGACGCCGCCGGCAAGCCCGCCGCCAACCGTGCCAGCCGCTGCGACGCCGGCCATGCCGCCGGAACCGGTCGATCCGGAATCCCCGTACCGGGTGCTGATCGTCGAGGACGACCGCGGCCAGGCGCTGTTCGCCCAGAGTGTGCTGCATGGCGCCGGCATGCAGGCCGAGGTGCAGATGCAGTCCGACGGGCTGCTCGACACGATGCGCCGCTTCCGCCCCGACCTGGTGCTGATGGACCTGCACATGCCCGGCAAGGACGGCATGTCGCTGACCATGCTGTTGCGGCAGCAGCCGGAATACCTGCACCTGCCGATCGTGTTCCTGACCGGCGATCCGGATCCGGAGCGCCAGTTCGAGGTGCTCGAAAGCGGTGCCGACGACTTCCTCAACAAGCCGATCCGGCCACGCCACCTGATCGCGGCGGTGTCCAACCGCATCCAGCGCGCGCGCCAGCGCAACCAGGCGCTGCAGTCGCCGCGTCCGTCGATGAACACCGACACCGGCCTGCCGACACGCACCTTCGTGCTGCAGCAGCTGACCGACACGCTGCAGCGGCAATCGCGCGGCGGTGTGTTCTTCGTGGAGGTCAACAGCGCGCTGAGTCTGCGCGAGCGCTATGGCTACGCGGTGTTCGAGCATTTGATGAGCCAGGCCGGCCGGCAGTTGGCGGCCGCGGCGTCGCCGAATCCGGTCGCCCGCCTCAACGACAACAGCTTCCTGATGCTGGCCGACAGCGTCGACGAAACCACCCTGGCAGCGCTGGCGCAGCAGTTGCGCGACGGACTGGCCGGCCATGACTTCCAGACCCGCCCCAACGAAAACCTCAAGCTGCGCGGCTCAGTCGGCTACACCGCCCTGTCGCTCGGTTTCGCCGATGCCGGCAGCGCGCTGGAGGCGATCGAACGCGCCGTACTCCAGGCCCGCCTGAAATCCGACAGCCTGGCCGAGTACGTGCCCGCTGAAGTCGATGACGAAGCGCCACGCATCTCGCTGGAGGACGGGCAGTTCGAGCTCGCCTACCAGCCCATCGTCGCCGTCGCGGGCAGCGACCAGGCGCAGTACCAGGTGCTGCTGCGGATGCGGCAACCGGACGGTTCGCTGCTGCCGGCGTCGCAGGTCATCCCGGCGGCGGAGCTGGCCGGCGGCATCGCCCAGATCGACCATTGGGTGCTGGAGCACGCGCTGTTCGTGCTGGCCGAGCGGCAGGCGGCGGGACCGTCGCTGCGCCTGTTCGTGTCGCAGTCGCCGCGCTCGCTGGCGCGCGAATCGCACGCATCGTGGCTGCTCGATGCGCTGCGTGCGCGCGGCATCGAAGGCACCTCGCTGGTCATCGATCTGCGCCTGGCCGACGCCCTGATCCACACGGTGACGCTGCGCCAGTTCTGCCAGCAGCTGATGCCGGCCGGCGTGCAGTTCTGCCTCAGCCAGTTCGAACCGGGTGCGGAAGCCGATGCCCTGCTCACGCAGCTGCCGCTGGGGTTCGTCCGCGTCTCCAGCAAGTACGCCAGCGCGCACGCCGACCCGGTGCTGCGCGACCAGTTGCGCGGCATCATCGACAACGCCCATCGCCAGGGACTGCAGGTGATCGGCCAGCAGATCGAGGACCCGCAGGCCGCTGCCGCCATGTGGATGGGCGGCGTCGATTTCATCCAGGGCAACTTGGTGCAGGCCGTCGGCAGCGAACTCGGCTTCGACTTCCATAACGCGGTGCTGTAA
- the bfr gene encoding bacterioferritin: protein MKGDAKVIEYLNKALYNELTAINQYFLHAKMLKNWGFKELAEHEYKESIDEMKHADALSERILFLDGLPNFQALGKLRIGETPREILECDLALEQEALPLLRDAIAYCESVADYVSRQLFAKILDSEEEHIDWLETQLSVIDRIGEPNYLLTKLDGDD from the coding sequence ATGAAAGGCGACGCCAAGGTCATCGAGTACCTCAACAAGGCGCTCTACAACGAGCTCACCGCGATCAACCAGTACTTCCTGCACGCCAAGATGCTGAAGAACTGGGGCTTCAAGGAACTGGCCGAGCACGAGTACAAGGAATCCATCGACGAGATGAAGCATGCCGACGCGCTGTCGGAACGCATCCTTTTCCTCGATGGCCTGCCGAACTTCCAGGCGTTGGGCAAGCTGCGCATCGGCGAGACGCCGCGCGAGATCCTCGAGTGCGATCTGGCGCTGGAACAGGAGGCGCTGCCGCTGCTGCGTGACGCGATCGCCTACTGCGAGTCGGTGGCTGACTACGTCAGCCGCCAGCTGTTCGCCAAGATCCTGGATTCCGAGGAAGAGCACATCGACTGGCTGGAAACGCAGCTGTCGGTGATCGACCGGATCGGCGAGCCGAACTACCTGCTGACCAAGCTCGACGGCGACGACTGA